The genomic stretch ACTTCCCGTTTCTCCTTCAAGTACTTTGCTGTAAGTGTGCCTGAGTCGACCATATCATCAGGTGAGCCTTCGTACACGACCTCTCCTCCTGCTTCTCCACCTCCCGGCCCTAGATCGATGACCCAATCCGCTGATTTGACCATATCCAGATTGTGCTCGATGACGATCACCGAATGCCCTTGTTCGATCAAGGCATTAAGAGCATGTAGGAGCTTGTGTACATCGTGAAAATGCAATCCAGTGGTGGGTTCATCAAAGATGAAAAGGGTCTGCTCCTGATTATCCTTTTTTGAAAGGAAGAAGGCCAATTTTATACGCTGGGCCTCCCCTCCGCTCAAGGTACTGCTCGGTTGGCCCAGTTTCACATAACCCAGACCTACTTCTTGCAAAGGGAGTATCTTATCCCTCACTTTGGACGCATGTCCTTTGGCTTCGTTGAAGAATTCCACCGCTTCATCCACGGTCATATCCAGCACATCAGCTATGGACTTGTCCTTGAATCTCACTTCGAGTATTTCTTCTTTGAAGCGTTTGCCCTTGCAGGCATCACATGGGAGGGTGATATCGGCCATGAATTGCATCCCGATGTGAACCTCTCCTTCCCCTTCACACACATCACATCTTCCGCCCGGCACATTGAAGGAGAAGTGTGCTGCTTTGAATCCGGATAGATCGGAAGCTTTCTGTGAGGCAAAGAGCGCACGTATATCATCGTAGGCCTTGACATAGGTGGCTGGATTACTTCTGGAAGAACGTCCGATCGGATTCTGATCGACCATCTCTATCTGCTTGATATGGTCTACAGCCCCGTCCAGTGACTGATATTTCCCAACATATGGGGCACCGGCACCTTTCATGCGCGATAAGGCCGGATACAGGATATCCTTGATAAGTGTGGTCTTTCCCGACCCGCTGACTCCGGTGACAGCCACCATGACATTGAGCGGAATCTCCACATCCACATCTTTCAAGTTGTGCTCTGAGGCTCCAACTATCTTTAGAGACCTGCTCCATTTCCTTCGCATCCCGGGCCACTCGATACGCATCTTTCCATTGATATATTGAGCAGTCAGACTGTCATTCGATCCATTGGTGAGCGCTTCGATCCCACCGGTGAATACCAGCTCGCCACCATTCATTCCAGCCTCGGGTCCCATATCGATGATGTGGTCCGATTGGCGAATGATGTCTTCATCGTGCTCTACCACGATCACGGTATTTCCCAGATCCCGGAGCGAACGCATGACACCGATGAGTCGTTCTGTATCATGGCTATGTAGTCCGATAGATGGTTCATCGAGGATATACATGGATCCGACCAGACTGCTTCCAAGCGAAGTGGCCAGGTTGATCCGCTGTGATTCACCCCCTGACAAGGTATTGCTCATTCTGTCCAGAGTGAGATATCCAAGCCCGACTTCGTTCAGATAGCGCAAACGGAAACGTATCTCGTTCAACAAGCGCTCCCCTATGTTCTGATCCAGCTCGGATAACTCCAAATTCTCGAAGAATTCTGCGCAACGGCTCACTGGCATGGATACCAGTTCTGTTATGCTCTTACCTCCTACTTTGACATAATTGGCATCCTTTCTCAAGCGAGAACCCTCGCAATCAGGGCAGGTGGTCTTGCCGCGATATCTGCTGAGCATCACGCGGTATTGGATCTTGTAGGCCTTGGATTCCACGTAGCGGAAGAAGCCATCGATCCCTTCGAAATGTTTGTTCCCATGCCAGAGCACGTCATACTGCTCGGGCTCGAGATCTTCTATGGGGCGATGTATGGGAAAGTCGAACTTGTCGGCCACGCGGATCAATTCATCCTTCCATTCGCTCATTTTCTCACCCTTCCAAGCAGCCACCCCGTCTTCAAAAACGGAACGTGAAGGGTCCGGAATCACCAATTGAGGATCGATCCCTATCACCGAACCGAATCCCTCACAGACCTTACAGGCTCCTACCGGATTATTGAAGCTGAAGAAATGGACGCTCGGTCGCTCGAATTGCATGCCATCCGCCTCGAATTTATCTGAGAATTGAAGGACTTTAGCTCCCTTGTCTATATCCAAGAATATCTCTCCATGACCTTCGAAGAACCCAGTTGAGACCGAATCAGCGATACGCGCGCGATTCTCTTCAGAATCCTCGGCCGTGAAACGATCGATGATCAAATGGAAGGTATCATAGGCATGTTGATTATCCGCTTCATCGATCCGGATGATTCCTTCTTCGGTCTGTGCCCGTATATAGCCCTGATCGACCAGTAGCTTGAGATGTTCCTCCCAGGTTCTTCCCTCTTCTGGTCTTTTGTCCACCAATACCATCACGCGGGTCGCGGGGTCGGAATCCATCACTGCATCCACGACATCACTGACCGTATCGGCCTTGACCTCTTTTCCAGAGATAGGAGATATCGTATGGCCGATACGTGCATAGAGCAACTTGAGGTAGTCGTATATCTCTGTAGTGGTACCGACAGTACTGCGGCTATTTCGGGAAATGACTTTCTGCTCGATAGCAATGGCCGGAGCTATCCCTTCGATAGCATCTACATCGGGCTTATCCAAGCGACCCAGGAACTGACGGGCATAGGATGAGAGGCTCTCTACATATCTCCGCTGACCTTCGGCATAGAGCGTATCAAAGGCCAATGAGGATTTACCGCTTCCTGAAAGACCGGTCACCACGGTAAGTTTGTTTCTCGGGATGGTCACGTCCACTCCTTTGAGATTATGGACGCGAGCGCCTTTGATGCGGATATCCTTCTTTTTCAGGGTCATAGTATGCGGCACAGTTGTTGTGACGTATTAACAAAGATTAACAGGCGAAATTACAGATAACATTGACAGCCTTTAGGGTGATGAGTATCTTCGCTGTATAATTAAAAAGGTCTACTCGTAAGACAATACTGCACTAGGAAGTGCGTTAGGAGCTAGAACCGAAATAGTGCAACACTTAAATAATAGAAGCGCATAAGGACGAACAACTACTTTTTTAGACTGTACTATCTCTTAAAAGGCAAGTTGTTATGCGTTTATCTGCTCTACAGGACCGTGATCTGGTCCATAAGTATCTAGAAGGAAATGAATCTGCTTTTGAAGCACTCCTTCTACGTCACAAGAACAAAGTTTTCACCCACATCTACATCAAGGTCAAAGACCGTGATCTGGCGGAGGATATCTTTCAAGATACCTTCATCAAGGTGGTCAATACCCTGAAAGCGGGCAAATACAACGAGGAGGGAAAATTCTTGCCCTGGCTCATGCGTATCGCGCACAATCTGGTGATCGACCATTTCCGTAGGAACAAGAAGATGCCCAAGGTCCGTGAGACCGAGGAGTTCAGTCCCTTCGCCATCTTGGATAATGGCGAAACGGCTATAGACGATGTGATGATCAGCGATCAGATTCACGAGGATGTCAAGTCGCTTGTAAAATTATTGCCCGAAGAGCAGCGGGAAGTGGTCATCATGCGTCATTATAAGGGCATGAGTTTCAAAGACATTGCAGAAGCAACGAATGTGAGCATCAACACAGCTCTGGGGCGTATGCGTTATGCGCTTATCAACATGCGCAAGATCGCTGCAGAAAAAGATATGATCCTCACTGTGAGATAGTAGATTTTTAGTTTGGTTGTTTAGTTTGGTTAGTAGTACTCCTCCCTCGGACGTCTGTTCGGGGGAGGATTCTTTTGTACAATATGTACCGGGCAGAATCGTTCTTAGAAAAGAAACAACACCAAATTCAAGCCGATGGCGATTTTTACTTTCGATGATCTTAATGAAATGGAGCGAGCTGAGTCCGAATTCTTCGGGCCCTCAAGTTCCGAACATGCGAGTGAGGAGTT from Flavobacteriales bacterium encodes the following:
- the uvrA gene encoding excinuclease ABC subunit UvrA; translated protein: MTLKKKDIRIKGARVHNLKGVDVTIPRNKLTVVTGLSGSGKSSLAFDTLYAEGQRRYVESLSSYARQFLGRLDKPDVDAIEGIAPAIAIEQKVISRNSRSTVGTTTEIYDYLKLLYARIGHTISPISGKEVKADTVSDVVDAVMDSDPATRVMVLVDKRPEEGRTWEEHLKLLVDQGYIRAQTEEGIIRIDEADNQHAYDTFHLIIDRFTAEDSEENRARIADSVSTGFFEGHGEIFLDIDKGAKVLQFSDKFEADGMQFERPSVHFFSFNNPVGACKVCEGFGSVIGIDPQLVIPDPSRSVFEDGVAAWKGEKMSEWKDELIRVADKFDFPIHRPIEDLEPEQYDVLWHGNKHFEGIDGFFRYVESKAYKIQYRVMLSRYRGKTTCPDCEGSRLRKDANYVKVGGKSITELVSMPVSRCAEFFENLELSELDQNIGERLLNEIRFRLRYLNEVGLGYLTLDRMSNTLSGGESQRINLATSLGSSLVGSMYILDEPSIGLHSHDTERLIGVMRSLRDLGNTVIVVEHDEDIIRQSDHIIDMGPEAGMNGGELVFTGGIEALTNGSNDSLTAQYINGKMRIEWPGMRRKWSRSLKIVGASEHNLKDVDVEIPLNVMVAVTGVSGSGKTTLIKDILYPALSRMKGAGAPYVGKYQSLDGAVDHIKQIEMVDQNPIGRSSRSNPATYVKAYDDIRALFASQKASDLSGFKAAHFSFNVPGGRCDVCEGEGEVHIGMQFMADITLPCDACKGKRFKEEILEVRFKDKSIADVLDMTVDEAVEFFNEAKGHASKVRDKILPLQEVGLGYVKLGQPSSTLSGGEAQRIKLAFFLSKKDNQEQTLFIFDEPTTGLHFHDVHKLLHALNALIEQGHSVIVIEHNLDMVKSADWVIDLGPGGGEAGGEVVYEGSPDDMVDSGTLTAKYLKEKREVDLSSAEL
- a CDS encoding sigma-70 family RNA polymerase sigma factor gives rise to the protein MRLSALQDRDLVHKYLEGNESAFEALLLRHKNKVFTHIYIKVKDRDLAEDIFQDTFIKVVNTLKAGKYNEEGKFLPWLMRIAHNLVIDHFRRNKKMPKVRETEEFSPFAILDNGETAIDDVMISDQIHEDVKSLVKLLPEEQREVVIMRHYKGMSFKDIAEATNVSINTALGRMRYALINMRKIAAEKDMILTVR